GATTATACTTGTTTCCTCAGGAAAACAAGCAGAATTGACTTgtgtcttttgtgtttgttttgaacaAGAGTCtagtcatgtagcccaggctggcactcAACTTACAGTGATTCTATTTCagcctctccagggctgggattacagaagttGTACCATCACATCTTACAAGTCTAATTTCACTTCATCTAAGTTAATGTGGTATTTAAACAATCAACTATTCTACAAAAGCAAGCCTGACCCTGAtggtttaaatttaatttttgttattttaattatatgcatgtgtttgtctgtgtctaaGTATGTGTTAGTGCTTGCAGGGGCCAGAACTggatctccctggagctggagttacaggtgtctgtgagctgcccgatgtgggtactgggaattgaacttggatcctctggaagaactgtgtgtgctctttaactgctgaccCTAATTTGAACATCAGTTGGCTCAAGTATCAACATAAAACTAAGTACTGTCCAACACTGCATAAACTGATATGGAAAGAAAACCATTCTACAAGTCTAACTAAATCTTCTCACTGAGAACTAGTTAATTTTGGAGAGTCTAACTCTGTGGTGTGCTGGCCTAGCATTTATGGCAAGTGTGAGTGCTAGGATTCTAGGAGTGAACCACcttgcattttaattaattttcaaagtcACAGTTTGCAgtcaatgggaaaagaaaaaaaagagagaaacaaatgaacaaacagacaaacaaacagaagctaTCTTAGTATTCCAGAATATATGCAAATCGGaaaatccttttaaatttttccaaaaaGTCTCCAGTAGAACGCACAGAAGTTTTCTCAACCGCTCATCCTGAATTGTATGAATGTGTTGCCGCTGATAGTTTAACTTCTCTTTACTGCCCCATCATCTATAGAACAAATATCCCACACCTGGAGGTGTTAAAACACGGAGAGCTGTGGGCTTCGGACACACCGGCTCCACCACTACTCACCTCCTCATAGTATATACAGTCGGCCATCAATATGTAGTCTGGTGACATCAAGTCTTCTATGTCTTCACCCCTTAAAAATGTCAAACATATGTCTTTAGCTGATGACGATTTAAAGTGttcattttagaaatgagaaGCAGAAGGCTCCCCTCATATTAAGCATGCGTTGTGCAAAATGCAATTTAAAGCCCATGTAAGCGGTTATCTTAAAACAAGCTGAAAGGCCATACAAACCATTTCAGTACCTTGGCTTGAACAGAACCAGTCACAAGATGCTTGTTCATATCAATATTCATTTTCAGCAAGTCCTGCAGCTCCTCGAGATCAGTGACTATAACGTCTGCCCTAAAAAAACAACCTCGTTGAGGTACAGGCGCACGGCCGCACGCCGGTGACCTGATGCTGGGCGACCAGCGCCTTCCCGCCAGTTCTTACCCGAGGGTCGCAGCCATGAGCCCCACGGCCCCGGTGCCGGAGCCCAGCTCCAGCACCGAGCGCCGACTCAGCGCGTGGGCCCCGTCGCCAGAGAACCCCGGCGTCTCCAGGTATTTGGAAAGGACGATGGCGGCGTCCCACACAACGCAACCCACGCCCCCGGAGCCGTACTGCTGCAGCCGAAGCACTGTCCCATCCCGCTTCTCCAGAACCCGCACAAAGCTCCACAGCGGGTCCTCCACCTCCGGCTCCGGCTCCACGGCGGCCGCCATCCCTGCCCCGGCCCGCCGCAGGCTGCGGCACGCGGTAACGTCACGCCCACGCAGCACCCGTACGGCCCTCCGGCAGAGCGGCTGCCCAAAGCGCCTGCGTGACTCCCAAAGCCCGGAAGTCGGCAGGAAGCGGCAGAACCGGCCCGGGAGTGGCCCAGCTGGCTGCTACTTGGATCCGCTCTTCAAGTAGCTAAGCGACCGACAGGGCTTTTACATAGCTGGGGAATGGCTCACAAGAGCTGTTGGCGATAGATCTAGGAGGCTACGCAGGTCCTATCTAAAAATGGTTATATTCAATAAGTTTTCCTACTGTGCTTCCTTTTCATGGGAGTGCATAAAAGTGGTGGCTGGGAACGTGCTACTTGCTTTTAATGGTAAAGTAATCCTTTTACATCCCACGGGGCCAAGAGATGGCCAGCAAGACCAAGGACTAGTTCCAGGACTCACATAGTAGGAGAGACCTGCAGGTTGACCTGTCACATTGGATCTCTagtatgcaacacacacacacacacacacacacacacacacacacacacacacgcaataaATAGACGATAGCTGTTCattcttctagattttttttttaacgttgttgctttttgtttgtttgttttcaggatgGTCTCCTGTATTCCAGGTAGGTTCAGACTCTTCATGTAGTTGAGTCGCCTTTAACTCCAGATGTCCcaacctcccgagtgctgcgattacTGGTGCTCACGCTATACCCAGCTTCTCCTTGCTCTTTGGGATGGAAAACAATGTTGCGAATCTTTTACAAATTAAGACTGAGgtgatttattaattttgttaagaACTCTGATACAAAGCACAGGAAAAGGCCACAGACCAGTAGATAAACAACGTGGCTTTTGGCTACTTTACAATGGCTGCTACTGCACTACCAGCATAACATACATACCTTGATCACTTTGAATGATAGTATCCAAATGGCAAAGCTTTATCCTGTCtgattaaaaaatttaataaagctttttaaagtattttctgtttaaatattaCTAACCTggaaaaacttttcaaaaatttCAGTTAACACGAGATTAAAGACAGTTAATAGGTTTGACAATGGCAGTTGGTTCTTACGCCATAAGACACTTTTGTTCCAGACTTACAAATTAGTAAAATAGCAGATTGTATTATAGGCCTCAAGTCACTTACATTTATATAGGTTATTAGcattatctttaaatatatacaatataaataaactgTACAATATATGgcatattaattttgttttcccaAATAATAGGCAAATCATTAGCTAAAGACACCATACACTGCAAAACAAAAGGCACATCTTAATGAATACATGCCCTTCTTCTATATTCAGGTTATGTAGAACTGtttataattttaacaaaataataaacacagtGCATTCTATTATTtcattctattttctgtttttgtcttcagCAGCAAATACTGACatttaagacatggtctcaaaGAGTTTAAGAACAGCGGGTATTATTCATAAATCTCCTAGATGTACAAACCAAACGAAGTTAAAAGCTAGAAGACAGTCAGAGGGTCAAAAATCAGTAACACCACCCACATCTTCTGCATCTGTGCACGTTCATCGCCCTAAAAAGGTATCTATCACTCAGGCATGAGAACTCCCTCGAGTGCTAGCCCCTCTCAGTGCAGTCAGTATGTTAGCAGAGTCTACAGTGCAATACGGAGTCTTTATACTGGCCTTAGGGCAGCACTGAGGAGCTGATGAAGCACTGCTACTGATCATCTGAGGGCTATGGTGAAGGGcttttgcattttaatatttcaaattctttccttcctttcttttctttcttttgtttgtattttgacttttgagacaaggtttttctgtgtagccctggctgtcctggaacttgctctgtagaccaggctgccctcaaacccTGACGCCCACTtggtggaattacaggtgtgcgccactgcCATCCGACAAGTTTACTAATTCTTAAGAGCTTATTTAATCAGTAGCATTTCTGTAAAAAGTACTAAAATACTATGTCtttttgaataaattaaaaaccttTACAAATACTATTCCAGTGTCAATGACTACATATGGCCAAGGTCATTGAGGAGTTTCTGCATTTTCAAGCAGAGGCAGTCTGTACAGTGGCGGGTGGGAAAGCTCCCGTTTGTAAGTCTTTGGTGGCAGCTTTGGTAAGTGAGGGCTTGAATTCTGCCTTGGTGGAACAGGAGGAGCTGAAGGATGAGCAAGGCTGCTGTGACTGGAGCTGAGCAAGTGACAGCTGCGTGGAATCCGTGGAGAGGGCGTGGTGGGAGGAGTGCTTGGTGAGTTAGGACACGTGCTAACGTCTCTGAGCCAGTCTGGGTCTCTGTGAGGATGGCCCAGTGGAGGTGGCTGAAGAGTAAATGGACAGTTTATAAAGTGTTCCGGAGGCCGAAGAGGAACTGGTGGAGGGGTATCAGGAAGAGGGTCTcttggaggaggtggaggtggactGAGCACAGGCCCATCAAATGTACCCATGAGGACAGGAACTCTTGGCTTTACCTTTGGAGGCGGGGGCTGTCTTGGTGGAATAGCAGGAGGGTCATCATCAGATCTCATAGCTCCCTAAACAGAACAGAAAGGGATATGTATAGTCTCTTGGGAAATGTACAAGACACTTTAAAACGACTGAGAACTCTTCTGTGAAAAGTTAAATCTAGAggctaaaattaaattaatgggGTTTACTTATCAGGTTTCTAACTAAATTGCGTCCAGTTAAATTCTAGGCTCAATTTAAGATTTAGATATTTAAGACGTTATCCTCGAAATCTTAATACATAAAGCTCCATattgtcttgctttgtttccaACATTCCAGAAATTTATAAAACTTATTAATACAACAAATCAGTGAAAACAGTTTTATGGATATGAAAGGACATGTTATCAATGGCATTTAATACCTAACTTCTGTTCACTGAACATCTACTTCTGTTTTTCCCATGGTGCTTAGAGCAGTGGATCTCGAAGTGTGATCCAGGAAGCAGCAGCATCAGTACCAGTAGGTAATAGCTTAGCACAGCCAGGCCCAGCTGCAGCCTTACAGCCTGAGGCTGGCTCAACAGCccacctttttattattttttaaatatggaacgcttcatgAATTTGCATGCATTCTTGCGCAGGGGCcgtgctaatcttctctgtattgttctAATTTTAGTCTATGGACTGCTGAAGCGAGGACAGCAGCCCACTTTGAAGAAGTTTCCCAGGTGATTCTTGCATTTGAGAAGCACTGGTCTAAAGTTTTCAGGTTCCTTCAAATAGGAATTCCACCCTCCGTCCCCAATCTGCATAACAAAGACAATGTACTTCCGATTATCtgaaattttctacttttttaaaagtttttaaaattttaataaacaatTACTTAAAGCATTTTTCAAACACagcaatataaattttaaaaatttgtagaaTGTGACTAAATTATGACTGACACACTCTAAAACATGAGTACTAATTCACAGCTTTGCACATGTTGAGGCAAACCCAGACCCGGATGACTACCTTAGAATTGGGAGCATCATGATCAAACTTTTTCCGAGGGGGCAGCGGAGGAGGAATTAGTGGCTCTTCACTCAGTTTGTGTAAACTTCCACATGAGCTGAAGAAAGTCTCTGGGGGAGGAACAGACTAGCTCATCATTCACAGTGCAGTTACAGAACAAAACTTCAATACAACTTGTGACTACTCCTGCTACCAAATCTGTCaaatgtgttctttctctcttggttCTTCTGTCCTCTCCACAAATTCTAAGCTTTAGGGaacactgtgtgcatgtgtctgtaactctagcatcTACTAGGGCAATTGGCACATGGCAGTTGTAATATTTAAATGAAGGTACATTATTAAGATTAATAACGAAATTCTGATTTGGCCCTGGAGGAACAAGCCTGTAATCACAGGTACTAAGGCAGCAGGATCAcgaagttcaaggatagcctgggcaactcagtgactttgtctcaaaataaaaagtatatatgtatcaaaaaaaaaaaaaaagagttgaggcTACACCTCAGTGTGAGGCTACACCTCAGAGTAGGATGCCTGCCTACATGTGCACTCATGAGTGCATTTGTATGGTGGTGTATTAGCCTCCAGAGGAACACCATTCTGAGCAGAAACTATTTCTAATACAAAATAAGTCTAGTTACTATACATAAGTAAGGAATCCAAAATTAAAGTCTGTAATATAAATCATACTGAGGGAGTCCACTGTATTTTAACCAACCGTGGTAAGCAGAAGTGCCCATCTGATGGAATCCTTAGAAAATTAAAGTATCACAGCTATAAATAATGGATAAATACCAATATAGCAGTGCCAAAGTGTTGGACAGTTCACTGGCAGCAAGTCCAATCTAGTCAGTGAGCGCCAAGCCAGCCTCAAAAAGCAGGGTGAGCAGCTCTaaagaatgacacctgaggtggACCgctacatgcatgtatacacatggacccacacaaacatgcataatTTGGGCACATGATATTTAGTACAAATGTCCCTTGGTATCTAACAACTAGTTATGGGATATTACATAAATGTAAGCATCCACCAATGCTTtagtcttttaaataaaatggcaAAGTGTGTATAAATCCTGTAACTTTAAGTGTCAATAGACTTTACTTATCTTATTCATCACAATGTAACCTTATATAAATTATTGTTTAGGGAATTATGCCAAATAGCAAAAAGACTCTGCATATTCAAGTGCAGGTATAGCCACTGTTGGTCTAACCATGTTTTCAATCTGTGGCTGGTTGAATACAGACATTAAGAATTGACTATGTATTCTTTCTCAGGAGAAATCAGAAGCAGTACGAAGTCAGGCAACTGAGATGAATTTATTCTACATCCCAGGCCAAGAGATGTGCTAGGTGTTCTCCAGTTACTTCGTTTGATCCCTAGTAAGTCTGGAGAGGGGGAGTAGTTCGTTCAAGTTCAGACAAGATCAAAAATATATAAGtggttaaaacaaaaattaacaaaattttagGAGCACCAAGTTGTAAGTAGTTCAGACTGttcataaaattttcttttggacTGGGGATGCAGCTGCCTTGCATCAGTAGAGACtgggaagatgtgtgtgtgtgtgtgtgtgtgtgtgtgtgtgtgtgtgtaaggggggatgggaagagagaagaataaaaggaaaacattttttatatatttttaacataaaatccTTCCTATTCTTCGTGCATTCTACAAATgtcagaaaaaatatatttttgctttaacATACAATTTCTTCTTGAAATCATTCAAATATGGAAATACATCTTCAATAAATCAGAATATGATCTTTATAATCATCTTACTGTAACCAACTTATGTCTTACTTACTTGAGTGTGGCAAgaggactggagcaaagatggtatTGCTGCCTATTGGAAAGAGGAAAAGCATTTGAATAGAAAGCTAATGTGGATGATCTTTTTTTAGATAGTTTCTATCGAGGTTTGGTCTTCTGTTATATGTTGTAATGCTAAATGTGCCCCCCTCAGACCTGGTCGTCTCAAATATGAGAGTTCGAACATACACCCTGGTCCCAGCTGGGCAGATTCCTGGCCTTGGGGTCAGAGAGGGGCCACGAGGAAGAGGAAGGTGcagtaggaagaaagggaagctgCCATGGGTTTGGAGTCAAGAGAACGtaggccatgagggctggccaactggagttaGAGCAGCCCAGTTGAAACACAGTAAGTGGTAATTAATAACTCGAGGTTATCAATAGGgcagtagattctaatagcatacaGGGTAGGCAGTTGCCCAGCTTTTGtacttattgtaaatataaagggtAGTTATTGTTTAATGCTTACTGTAAATAAAAAGGGTATATTTATCAGGGAAGTAAATGGCCTAAGGTGAGGTAGAAACCCTGGGTTGGGATTAAATAGTTTCTACAATTTTCACTTACAAAAAAATGCACTactgcatgtctttaatcccagcacttgggagacagaagtaggtggatctctgagtatgaggccagcctggtctacacagtgaggacAGCTAGGGTACACTggtagagagaccctatctcaatgtCGTCCCCCCACACAAAGTAAAATGCACTATAGAAATAACAAACCTCaccgggcatgatggcgcacgcctataatcccagcactcaggaggcagaggcaggtggatttctgagtttgaggccagcctggtctacagagtgagttccaggacagccaaggctacacagaNNNNNNNNNNNNNNNNNNNNNNNNNNNNNNNNNNNNNNNNNNNNNNNNNNNNNNNNNNNNNNNNNNNNNNNNNNNNNNNNNNNNNNNNNNNNNNNNNNNNNNNNNNNNNNNNNNNNNNNNNNNNNNNNNNNNNNNNNNNNNNNNNNNNNNNNNNNNNNNNNNNNNNNNNNNNNNNNNNNNNNNNNNNNNNNNNNNNNNNNNNNNNNNNNNNNNNNNNNNNNNNNNNNNNNNNNNNNNNNNNNNNNNNNNNNNNNNNNNNNNNNNNNNNNNNNNNNNNNNNNNNNNNNNNNNNNNNNNNNNNNNNNNNNNNNNNNNNNNNNNNNNAAAAAAACCAAACCTCTGCCACCCCCTTCTGCTGTGCTAGTCTGGAACATGAGCTTGATAGTCACTGTGCCTACAACAGCTCTCCTTTTCTAGCCTAAGGGATTCTTTTTCTATTACAATCCCTTTCAATTTCTTTTACAGAATTTATGTCCTTGCTTTATTACCCATTACTCCAAAAAGTAATAAACTCATGTTAACTGAATAAATTGGGaactatacacatacatgcttcCCCTCACCcccgagacaggtttctctgtgtggccctggctgccctggaactcactctcccctgaactcagagttccacctgcctctcaagcactgggattaaaggcattcatccccacccccacccccaccaggatGCTCTGCTCTTTCCACTAAACACTACTTTTGCATTTAGACGGCACTATCCATACCAACACAGCATCTTAGTTTCGttctgtgttgctgtgataaacaccctAACAAATCAGGAGAAGGGCTTATTTCAGCACCTAGTTCCCGGCTCCAGTCCACAATCAGGGACAGGAGCAGAGTGCATGCTCCTGCACTGCTCACCCCCACCTCTTTCTAAGAGACAGTACATCCTAGTGTAGCCAGGCAGGCTGGAAACTAGTcacacagaccaggctggccttgaacgtaAGAGAcccattcacctgcctctgcctcctgagtcctaggcTAAGGTGTATGTACGCCAAGACACTCGCATCCATCATTACATGGTTCAGGATCCTGTGCTTACGTAATAGTGCTCTTCACAGAGGTCAGGCCTTTCACCTCAATTCATGTCATAAAGACAgttcccacagacatgctcacaggccaacctAACCTAGACCATCCCTCAgtaagactctcttcccaggtgattctagagtGTCAATTAAAGCTAGCCAAACACACGGTGCCAAGGGTCCTATAGCTCTGTaactagaaagaagaaataaattcttcAAAACACAGATTCCCCCTCTTACCCAGAGGTTCTGTTACATACTTACCGCAGGAGCTACTGAGGTCCACATCTAGGAATACGCTGTGGTCAGAAGAAGCGGACACTGGTGGGGTGGATGGAGTGTTGGGAGAGGTTGGTGCCGACACTGTCGATTCTAGCTCTGTCTCAGCGATCCGGCTAAAGCTTATCTTATAAGGCTCTCTTTCCAGAGGGGTTGGGTGACCTCGTAACGTGCCTGAGGTAGAGCCATGGCGGCCAGCATTGGGCCTTATTCCAGGAGATTTTAAGGAAAAGGTGGACTTCCTAGgctagaaaaaggaaggaaggaagtacaGTTACAATGGCACTGGTGTGTAAGGAAGTACAGTTAAAATGGCACTGGTGTGTAAGGAAGTACAGTTACAATGGCACTGGTGTGTAAGTACAGTTAAAATGGTACTGATGTGTAAGGAAGTACAGTTAAAATGGCACTGGTGTGTAGGTGATTTGTTTATAACTTCCAGCTGTCTTAAGTGCACTCTTGATCTTCAAGGACAGCTGGTAGCATTTCTTTTAGTACTTGATTAGATTGTTTATCATGGGCTTGAtgagtaaatctttttttttttttttttacgtgaTTTTAGAGATAAAATTCTTTAGAGATAAACTGCTgtgtaactgtgggatggcaaccccatccctcacttgatgtcctgtcttcctgctggaggtgggctctataagttccctctctctactgtctggcatttcatttaaggtccctctgAGTTCTGAGAGTATCTCACCTCCTAAGAGGTATATTCTTGGGGGTCCCCTCaacctatctcctgaggttgcctatttccattctttctgctggctctcagggcttcagttcttttccctcacccagtaccagagacccataattgttcctgtctgaaaaaaatcacagggatggaaatggagaggagcctgaggaaaagaaggtcctcccactcaaggggaggtcccaaggtctgacactattactgaggctatgaagtgcACAAAAAGGGTCCTAtgatgactgtcctctgaaagagccaacaagcagctgaaagagtcagatgcagatatttgtacccaaccagctgactcctgttgttgaattagggaagaagctaagaagggcgatcctgtaggaggaccagcagtctcaattaatctggacccccgagatctctccaacactggaccactaaccaggcagcacacacccgctgatatgaggcccccaacacacatacagtagaggacttctgggtctgtgtccattcagagatgatgcacctaacctcaagagactggaggccccagggattttagaggtcaggtggggtgggaagtggggacatccacatggagacagggggtggggaggaggtatgggatgtggatggtggaggaggaataaaatatgtagTGTAAATAATCtctttcatatcatatatattaatttcaCAAACATTTACTGGGAACAGAATTTATGTGACATAATATTATGTGCTTCATATTTTAAGGAGATAATTTCTCTCCTGTCCTTAAGCAAATGAACAACCCTACCTAGCACTTTATGACTTCAGTAGAGGCGCTATCAGGGTTCCCACTCTAACTTGCTTGGTTTTAACCCCCCATCGGTGGtaacaaatggaaacaaacaaaactgcaaaGAATTCTGAATCAAAAAAACTGAGTGAACTACAGCTGTGTCAGCTCCCCAGCTTCTCTTGTTCCATCCAGCTGCGCCTCGGAGCCTCACTTTCCTGTACCTTTTCTCTATGCCAGGAGTGCACAAATGGACAGGTAATAAAGGATACCAAGATGAAGGATACTTAGCACGCATGTGGACCTAGTTTTTAATACCtactactgtttttttttttatttgtttctattgaaAGGCTGACATTTTCTGCTaagtattattttcctttctgtgatGTTAGAgggtgaacccagggcctcacagatGCCCTCTTACCGCTGAGCCCCAACCCCACCCTGTATACATAATTTTGGAAATAGAATAGTACCGTAGAATAAAATACAAACCAGCTATTGGTGATATAACAATTTTAACAGAATAGTTGTTAAACATTGAAATTATTAcacttaaggatttatttatttattttatgtatgtgagtacactgttcctctcttcagacacactagaagagtgcatcaga
Above is a genomic segment from Mus pahari chromosome 7, PAHARI_EIJ_v1.1, whole genome shotgun sequence containing:
- the Vcpkmt gene encoding protein-lysine methyltransferase METTL21D, with protein sequence MAAAVEPEPEVEDPLWSFVRVLEKRDGTVLRLQQYGSGGVGCVVWDAAIVLSKYLETPGFSGDGAHALSRRSVLELGSGTGAVGLMAATLGADVIVTDLEELQDLLKMNIDMNKHLVTGSVQAKVLKWGEDIEDLMSPDYILMADCIYYEESLEPLLKTLKDLSGSETCIICCYEQRTMGKNPEIEKKYFELLQLDFDFEEIPLDKHDEEYRSEDIHIVYIRKKKPKPPS